From a single Herpetosiphon gulosus genomic region:
- a CDS encoding BTAD domain-containing putative transcriptional regulator produces MQYTIDYPQLNDDLIQRPRLQAQLEACWTCRLTMVVAAAGYGKTTMLAQWMQQTLGGDCLWYGLHSPTEADQLQRLLSNLTKSRFPQINPINSLADLFDCWATLAPRRIALVLDDCQHLQTSAWRLLNELTRFAPTNLHLILSSRQLPQLDWAGLAARGQYRQLTAAELRFSQAELQELLPTQSPSQCQAAWQATNGWPAGLRLWRALPSGYQGTVSDFLAQDVLGQLPDAVRRTAQFAALLPFFNQAVLTAMAAPDPASLWHYNLFVLPDQAEWWRFEPFWLEVLRQQPLAETNQLLAQAATWFEQQGHLAAALDVWCRLGQWAQVAEQLKRHGLRLLAQHQPVLQWLQQLPAAERQIAELLHLHGLALREHDPVLAAQTLAQAAQRYRAEQRYAEAFQVVGEQCLIYFWQGDEQALIGVARESFSLKSFVWYRQRRDLLKFPLLLFQIKRGRYIKALATAQSLAQSELPFFWRWVAACVVGGLYTILTLPNEGIQWLEVWLQHPQVQAEPAMRMSLLDLLATCLMSRAAPDDRLAAQRLADEASRLSERYGVRLTRLQTRGTKLGLALLDADRPTTEHLIQQLLLPSDEPLPSIMRNRLLALRAFAWASLGEIKLAQHDATLSERGLIRDDALYGADPRMWLMLAQAWFCCGEYQRALAALERAKPMIEAAQSPILRLRAGLVQLASRWQIQPSSQLIAEATTIWRDYLADGDRHMNATPLRLTTLLVELGLRTGIAPQRIAQFLAKRDRVALEEICWKLYAEQPQQQTALLQLLGLYGSAASLERLQAVIKQASTQQRKIAQHSLTSIRQRPAYALKIQLFGSLQLWRGAELVDPNEWSREKARQLLALLVLQRPRIISREALIEHFWPDLTPQAADGALRVTLNALLHVLEPERSGGANSAFVLSEATGLRLNPQAQIDTDYAEFQALLQTAAKQRQQGAMPAALQAYQAALALYQDDLLSDIAYAEWVLDWREQALSQFVAATSDYLELLLAYGPTAEAIPYAERLLSYDPYHEPTYLRLIDIYQMLGNASAAERIRKRLERISL; encoded by the coding sequence GTGCAATATACAATTGATTACCCCCAACTGAATGATGATTTGATTCAACGCCCACGCCTTCAAGCTCAATTGGAGGCGTGTTGGACATGTCGCTTAACCATGGTCGTGGCAGCGGCTGGCTATGGCAAAACCACCATGCTGGCCCAGTGGATGCAGCAAACGCTTGGTGGCGATTGTTTGTGGTATGGCCTGCATAGCCCAACCGAGGCTGATCAGCTTCAGCGCTTGTTGAGCAACCTAACCAAATCCCGTTTTCCTCAAATCAATCCGATCAATAGTTTGGCTGATTTGTTTGATTGCTGGGCAACCTTGGCTCCGCGCCGAATCGCCTTGGTGCTTGATGATTGTCAGCATTTGCAAACCAGTGCCTGGCGTTTGTTGAATGAATTGACCCGTTTTGCGCCGACCAACCTGCATCTGATATTGAGCAGCCGCCAACTGCCGCAGCTCGATTGGGCAGGCTTAGCGGCGCGGGGCCAGTATCGCCAATTAACCGCCGCAGAATTGCGATTTAGCCAAGCCGAATTGCAGGAGCTATTGCCTACCCAAAGCCCAAGCCAATGCCAAGCAGCTTGGCAAGCAACCAACGGCTGGCCTGCGGGTTTGCGTTTGTGGCGTGCCTTGCCCTCAGGCTATCAAGGCACGGTTAGCGATTTTCTGGCCCAAGATGTGTTGGGGCAATTGCCTGATGCGGTGCGGCGGACTGCCCAATTTGCCGCGCTCTTGCCCTTTTTTAATCAAGCGGTGCTGACGGCGATGGCTGCACCTGATCCAGCTAGTTTATGGCATTACAATCTGTTTGTGCTGCCTGATCAGGCTGAATGGTGGCGCTTTGAGCCATTTTGGTTGGAGGTGCTGCGTCAACAACCGTTGGCTGAAACCAACCAATTGTTGGCCCAAGCGGCCACATGGTTTGAGCAGCAGGGGCATTTGGCGGCGGCCTTGGATGTCTGGTGTCGGTTGGGGCAATGGGCGCAGGTGGCCGAGCAGCTTAAGCGCCATGGTTTGCGGCTATTGGCTCAACATCAGCCAGTCTTGCAATGGTTGCAACAACTGCCAGCAGCCGAGCGCCAAATTGCCGAATTGTTGCATCTGCATGGGCTGGCTTTGCGCGAACATGACCCTGTGCTTGCGGCCCAAACCTTGGCCCAAGCAGCCCAACGCTATCGGGCTGAGCAACGTTATGCTGAGGCCTTTCAGGTGGTTGGTGAACAATGTTTGATCTATTTTTGGCAGGGCGATGAGCAAGCCTTGATTGGGGTGGCGCGTGAAAGTTTTAGCCTCAAAAGCTTTGTTTGGTATCGTCAGCGCCGTGATTTGTTGAAATTTCCCTTGCTGTTATTTCAGATCAAGCGTGGCCGTTATATCAAGGCCTTGGCAACGGCCCAAAGTTTAGCCCAAAGCGAATTGCCCTTTTTTTGGCGTTGGGTGGCGGCCTGTGTCGTTGGTGGTTTGTATACGATTTTGACCTTGCCGAATGAGGGCATTCAATGGCTCGAAGTTTGGTTGCAACATCCCCAAGTTCAAGCTGAACCAGCCATGCGTATGAGTTTGCTCGATTTGTTGGCAACCTGCTTGATGAGCCGCGCCGCACCCGATGATCGCCTCGCTGCCCAACGCTTGGCCGATGAAGCTAGCCGTTTGAGCGAGCGCTATGGCGTGCGTTTGACTCGTTTGCAAACGCGAGGTACAAAACTCGGTTTGGCCTTGTTGGATGCTGATCGACCAACGACTGAGCATTTGATTCAGCAATTGCTTTTGCCGAGCGATGAGCCATTGCCCTCGATTATGCGCAATCGCTTGCTTGCATTACGCGCTTTTGCTTGGGCTAGTTTGGGCGAAATTAAACTGGCTCAGCACGATGCAACGCTCAGCGAACGTGGCTTGATTCGTGATGATGCGCTGTATGGAGCTGACCCACGCATGTGGTTGATGTTGGCTCAAGCCTGGTTTTGCTGTGGCGAATATCAACGAGCCTTGGCGGCTTTGGAGCGAGCCAAACCCATGATCGAGGCCGCTCAATCGCCGATTTTGCGCTTGCGAGCAGGCTTGGTGCAGCTGGCCAGTCGTTGGCAAATTCAGCCAAGCTCACAATTAATTGCCGAAGCAACCACGATTTGGCGTGATTATTTAGCGGATGGCGACCGCCATATGAACGCAACGCCGCTGCGTTTAACCACGCTGTTGGTGGAGTTGGGCTTGCGAACGGGGATTGCGCCACAGCGGATTGCCCAATTTTTAGCCAAGCGTGATCGGGTTGCTTTAGAAGAAATTTGCTGGAAACTGTATGCCGAGCAGCCGCAACAACAAACCGCACTCTTGCAACTTTTGGGCTTATATGGCTCGGCAGCCAGCCTTGAGCGTTTGCAAGCGGTGATTAAACAAGCCTCGACCCAGCAGCGCAAAATTGCCCAACACAGCTTAACCAGCATTCGCCAGCGCCCCGCCTATGCCCTAAAAATTCAGCTTTTTGGTAGTTTGCAACTTTGGCGTGGCGCGGAATTGGTCGATCCCAACGAGTGGTCGCGTGAGAAAGCTCGTCAATTATTGGCCTTATTAGTCTTGCAACGCCCGAGAATTATCAGCCGTGAAGCCTTGATCGAGCACTTTTGGCCTGATCTTACGCCGCAAGCCGCCGATGGAGCCTTGCGAGTGACCTTGAATGCCCTGTTGCATGTGCTGGAGCCGGAACGCAGCGGCGGCGCTAATTCGGCTTTTGTGTTGAGCGAAGCAACGGGCTTGCGTTTAAATCCACAAGCTCAGATCGATACTGATTATGCTGAATTTCAAGCCTTGCTACAAACTGCCGCCAAGCAACGCCAGCAAGGAGCCATGCCCGCCGCCTTACAAGCCTATCAAGCAGCCTTGGCCTTGTATCAGGATGATTTATTAAGCGATATTGCTTACGCCGAATGGGTGCTGGATTGGCGCGAACAAGCCTTGAGCCAATTTGTGGCGGCAACTAGCGATTATTTGGAATTATTGCTGGCCTATGGCCCAACTGCCGAGGCTATCCCCTATGCTGAGCGTTTATTGAGCTACGACCCTTATCACGAACCAACCTACCTGCGCCTGATCGACATCTATCAAATGTTGGGCAATGCTAGTGCTGCTGAGCGCATTCGAAAACGCCTCGAACGTATTTCTTTATAA
- a CDS encoding FtsX-like permease family protein: MGWGFTFNYAWRSLRLGGQRTLLAIICIAFGVMSLGSMQSLSTAINQIFVENRVSVGGDAMLDWPNGSIGPEQQAQLEQWKQSGVIGGYTVYSAIPPALLKPAGGDHVIFGDIGYGIDPQSYPLLGELHVSQPANASMSELLSQPDALVATELLALQHDLTIGQELVILVNQGATPKRLKLVGLVDQVPNKSAGSLFFSLATAHEIYPGAHLNSARVVWGQQGVQVGTLEQAGWSVATVSSEPSDTAGLFNMTLRGAGVLGLIVSGIGVANTMQVVLARRRNEIAILKTLGYRGPQLLLLFGFETALLGLIGSILGAVAAVLIGDQLTDLFARSSAYMLPTVVDWQILGGAIGLGIATTLIFGMVAIVKANAVRPGSLLRSGPIEVNPTTRRAMVGLYAVLGAMFALVASISMGSFGAGMLLFAGAVLGLALLNWLFQAILWLVAKTPLPGYWLRLASRNIQRNGQRAAFAIIALAIGVFTIGFSAAALLTVQKELDARADPNTNQNRALWVITAPSEATKVNQIVEQLQQPALEPTQLLQVATSLPESEGIEFETSARSATQIGDIQLIEGQWQAAADQVMFAQWFFSEIPLGTELELIGSNGRLKVRLVGRYENQASQASSTMVISPSSVEQLVGMQSRLIYTLNLPINQLSNATNRFNQAIPQAFVYNEVEMYNTTQMIYRSLGLFVVAVAGLAFVAGMVLIANAVGLALFERRREMGIFKAVGYSTAHLLRSISMEYSLVGLIAGSAGMLAVWIAITVINTLEPKAGLGLDALPGLLIFGFAIGLALLTALGVAWRPAHLRPLHVLRDE; the protein is encoded by the coding sequence ATGGGTTGGGGTTTTACCTTTAATTATGCTTGGCGCTCGTTACGCTTGGGTGGTCAGCGCACCTTGTTGGCGATTATCTGTATTGCCTTTGGCGTGATGTCGCTTGGCTCGATGCAAAGTTTATCGACGGCGATCAATCAAATTTTTGTGGAAAATCGGGTTAGTGTTGGTGGCGATGCTATGCTCGATTGGCCCAACGGCTCGATTGGGCCTGAACAACAAGCCCAACTTGAGCAATGGAAACAATCAGGCGTGATTGGCGGCTATACGGTCTATTCGGCGATTCCGCCTGCGTTGCTCAAGCCTGCTGGCGGCGATCATGTGATTTTTGGCGATATTGGCTATGGGATTGATCCGCAAAGTTACCCGTTGTTGGGCGAATTGCATGTGAGCCAACCAGCCAACGCCAGCATGAGCGAGTTGCTGAGCCAGCCCGATGCCTTGGTTGCTACCGAGCTTTTGGCGTTGCAACATGATCTGACGATTGGCCAAGAACTGGTGATTTTGGTCAATCAAGGGGCAACGCCTAAACGCCTAAAATTGGTCGGTTTGGTGGATCAAGTGCCGAACAAAAGCGCTGGTAGCTTATTTTTTAGCTTGGCGACTGCTCACGAGATTTACCCCGGAGCGCATTTGAACTCAGCGCGGGTGGTTTGGGGCCAGCAAGGTGTGCAAGTTGGCACGTTAGAGCAAGCAGGTTGGTCGGTTGCGACCGTCAGTAGCGAGCCATCGGATACCGCTGGTTTATTCAATATGACCTTGCGTGGTGCTGGGGTGCTGGGCTTGATTGTTAGCGGAATTGGGGTGGCAAATACCATGCAAGTCGTGCTTGCACGTCGCCGCAACGAAATCGCCATCCTCAAAACCTTGGGCTATCGTGGCCCGCAATTGTTGTTGCTCTTTGGCTTTGAAACCGCTTTACTCGGGCTGATTGGCAGTATCTTGGGCGCAGTGGCCGCCGTATTAATCGGCGATCAATTGACCGATTTGTTTGCACGCAGCAGTGCCTATATGCTGCCAACGGTGGTTGATTGGCAGATTTTGGGCGGGGCCATTGGCTTGGGCATCGCCACAACCTTGATCTTTGGCATGGTGGCGATTGTAAAAGCCAATGCGGTACGGCCTGGCTCGTTGCTTCGTTCTGGCCCGATCGAAGTTAACCCAACAACCCGCCGCGCCATGGTTGGGTTGTATGCAGTTTTGGGGGCAATGTTTGCCTTGGTTGCTAGTATTAGCATGGGTTCGTTTGGCGCAGGCATGCTCTTGTTTGCGGGGGCAGTATTGGGCTTGGCCTTGCTCAATTGGTTGTTTCAAGCGATTTTGTGGTTGGTTGCCAAAACCCCGTTGCCTGGCTATTGGCTGCGCTTGGCCAGTCGCAATATACAACGCAATGGTCAGCGGGCCGCCTTTGCGATTATCGCTTTGGCGATCGGGGTGTTTACGATTGGTTTTTCGGCAGCAGCGTTGTTGACGGTTCAAAAAGAACTTGATGCCCGGGCCGACCCTAACACTAATCAGAATCGAGCGCTGTGGGTGATTACTGCTCCTAGCGAGGCCACCAAGGTTAACCAAATTGTCGAGCAATTGCAGCAACCAGCACTTGAGCCAACTCAATTGTTGCAAGTCGCAACTTCGCTGCCCGAGAGTGAAGGCATCGAATTTGAAACCTCGGCCCGCTCAGCCACGCAAATTGGCGATATTCAGTTGATCGAAGGCCAATGGCAGGCTGCGGCTGATCAAGTAATGTTTGCTCAATGGTTTTTCAGCGAAATTCCGCTTGGCACTGAACTAGAACTGATTGGATCGAACGGTCGATTAAAAGTCCGCTTGGTCGGGCGCTACGAAAATCAAGCTAGCCAAGCATCCAGCACCATGGTGATTAGCCCATCCAGCGTTGAGCAGTTGGTTGGCATGCAAAGCCGTTTGATCTATACGCTCAATCTGCCGATTAACCAATTGAGCAACGCAACCAATCGCTTTAATCAGGCGATTCCCCAAGCCTTTGTTTATAACGAAGTTGAAATGTACAACACCACTCAAATGATCTATCGCTCGTTGGGCTTGTTTGTGGTGGCTGTGGCAGGCTTGGCGTTTGTGGCAGGCATGGTGCTGATCGCCAATGCCGTTGGTTTGGCACTGTTTGAACGTCGCCGCGAAATGGGTATTTTCAAGGCGGTTGGTTATAGCACTGCTCACTTGTTGCGCAGCATCAGCATGGAATATAGCTTGGTTGGCTTGATTGCTGGGAGCGCTGGTATGCTGGCAGTTTGGATTGCAATCACGGTGATTAATACGCTTGAACCTAAGGCTGGACTTGGACTAGATGCCTTGCCAGGCTTGCTGATTTTCGGCTTTGCAATTGGTCTAGCGCTGTTGACTGCCTTGGGTGTTGCTTGGCGACCTGCCCATCTGCGCCCGCTGCATGTGCTGCGCGACGAGTAA
- a CDS encoding ABC transporter ATP-binding protein, translated as MLATNSNTAPVALMRDVVHTVKLGTTSLTILNGISLEIVRGSWVALTGPSGSGKSTLLGILAGLDTPSKGHVRLNDVDITTMGEPQLARLRNQTIGVVFQSFNLIPTMTAQENVEAPLFVHRNRGDISQRAKAMLELVGLGDRRDHRPAQLSGGQQQRVAIARALVTTPQLLIADEPTGNLDSTTSQQILELFADLRRQLNITIVMVTHDPDVAARADRQLYLVDGQIRHDSTRV; from the coding sequence ATGCTTGCGACAAACTCGAATACCGCGCCAGTTGCCCTGATGCGCGATGTTGTGCATACGGTAAAGCTTGGCACAACCAGCTTGACGATTCTGAATGGCATTTCGTTGGAAATTGTCCGTGGCTCGTGGGTGGCCTTGACTGGCCCATCTGGCTCAGGTAAATCGACCTTGTTGGGCATTTTGGCGGGCTTGGATACACCGAGCAAAGGTCATGTGCGCCTGAACGATGTTGATATTACCACCATGGGCGAGCCGCAATTGGCGCGTTTGCGCAACCAAACGATTGGGGTAGTGTTTCAATCGTTCAATTTGATTCCAACCATGACCGCCCAAGAAAATGTTGAAGCACCTTTATTTGTGCATCGCAATCGTGGCGATATTAGCCAACGCGCCAAAGCCATGCTCGAATTGGTTGGCCTCGGCGATCGGCGCGATCATCGGCCAGCTCAGCTTTCGGGCGGCCAACAACAGCGAGTGGCAATTGCCCGCGCCTTGGTTACCACGCCCCAATTGCTGATTGCCGATGAGCCAACTGGCAACCTTGATAGCACTACCAGCCAGCAAATTCTCGAATTATTTGCGGATTTACGCCGTCAGCTCAACATTACGATTGTGATGGTGACCCATGATCCCGATGTGGCAGCCCGCGCTGATCGTCAACTGTATCTCGTCGATGGTCAGATTCGCCACGATAGCACGAGGGTTTAA
- a CDS encoding HAMP domain-containing sensor histidine kinase: MKLWLRWYAQAGLGRAFATMLLFDGFCLVILLAIIYLLPVEVFVLMTGGFFVLGIGAVVFGLNLVLSEGGFWRQLLPELGAFGLVMICLVGLGGLIAWHELSRIMSPWNDGDFAQSFPDMLIFFALHGITFLGTRFLMRVWRWWNRLRKRSLLWTLTHDQLTIVFVLMLIFGMGMVLLSIQLRSEELSQSNDAVVFLIEHVVQYSLLGSIYGVLMVIGLFVFLPVAMVLSYMLVRRIMRRIEALANATTALREGDYSSRIVVNGTDEVAQLQANFNAMAEQLASTVNALKTERDRVAALLDDRRALVASVSHELRTPVATLRGYLESSLQTEQTLDSQVQRDLLVMERETLRLQQLIEDLFLLSASEVGRLTLKLEAHAVAPLINRIVQTVQPLAWRQSRVEVLADCAAELDQALIDPQRFEQILRNLLHNALRYTPPGGLVVVQAVNHADSINIYVRDTGSGIDPTELGAIWQRFYRAKDRANEQHQGAGLGLALVKELTESMAGSVAVESQLGVGTSFCICFPKA, encoded by the coding sequence ATGAAACTTTGGTTGCGTTGGTATGCGCAGGCGGGGCTGGGACGAGCATTTGCCACAATGTTGCTATTCGATGGTTTTTGCTTGGTAATCCTGCTAGCGATTATTTATCTTTTGCCAGTTGAAGTTTTTGTGTTGATGACTGGTGGCTTCTTCGTTTTAGGCATTGGCGCGGTCGTTTTTGGGCTGAACTTGGTTTTGTCTGAGGGTGGTTTTTGGCGGCAACTGCTGCCTGAACTTGGTGCATTTGGGCTCGTGATGATTTGCCTGGTTGGGCTGGGCGGGCTGATTGCATGGCATGAACTTTCACGGATTATGAGTCCTTGGAATGATGGTGATTTTGCCCAATCATTCCCTGATATGTTGATTTTCTTTGCGCTGCATGGCATCACATTTTTGGGCACACGCTTTTTGATGCGCGTCTGGCGTTGGTGGAATCGCTTGCGCAAACGCTCATTGCTTTGGACATTGACCCATGATCAATTAACGATTGTGTTTGTGTTGATGCTGATTTTTGGCATGGGCATGGTGCTGCTTTCGATTCAGTTGCGCAGCGAAGAATTAAGCCAATCAAATGATGCAGTGGTTTTTTTAATTGAACATGTGGTGCAATATTCGCTGCTTGGCTCAATTTATGGTGTATTGATGGTGATTGGCTTATTTGTGTTTTTGCCAGTGGCCATGGTGCTTTCGTATATGTTGGTGCGGCGAATTATGCGCCGAATCGAAGCCCTTGCTAACGCTACGACGGCCTTGCGCGAAGGCGATTATAGTTCGCGGATTGTAGTCAATGGCACTGATGAGGTTGCCCAACTCCAAGCTAATTTCAATGCGATGGCCGAGCAATTGGCTAGCACCGTTAATGCCCTAAAAACCGAGCGCGATCGGGTGGCGGCCTTACTTGACGATCGGCGAGCTTTAGTTGCCAGCGTTTCACACGAATTGCGTACGCCTGTTGCCACCCTGCGCGGCTATCTTGAATCGAGTTTGCAAACCGAACAAACTTTAGATTCGCAAGTTCAGCGCGATTTACTGGTGATGGAGCGCGAAACCCTACGTTTGCAACAACTGATCGAAGATCTCTTTTTGCTTTCGGCGAGTGAGGTTGGCCGTTTGACCCTCAAACTTGAAGCTCATGCCGTGGCTCCCTTGATCAACCGAATTGTACAAACGGTACAGCCCTTGGCTTGGCGACAATCGCGAGTTGAAGTGCTGGCCGATTGTGCCGCTGAGCTTGATCAAGCCCTGATTGACCCCCAACGGTTTGAGCAGATTTTACGCAACTTGCTGCATAATGCCTTACGCTACACCCCACCTGGTGGTTTGGTGGTGGTACAAGCGGTTAATCATGCCGACTCAATTAATATCTATGTTCGTGATACTGGTAGCGGAATCGACCCCACCGAGCTTGGCGCAATTTGGCAGCGTTTTTATCGTGCCAAGGATCGGGCCAATGAGCAGCATCAGGGAGCGGGCTTAGGCTTGGCCTTAGTCAAAGAATTAACAGAATCGATGGCTGGCTCGGTGGCAGTTGAAAGCCAGCTTGGCGTTGGCACGAGCTTTTGTATTTGTTTCCCCAAAGCCTAA
- a CDS encoding response regulator transcription factor, whose amino-acid sequence MAEHVPTILVVEDAVDLAEVLVRELSNLGYQVWHAADGRTGLSLHQQHQPDLVILDWMLPQLDGLEVLRTIRQTKSTPVLMLTARSEETDLVVGLELGADDYLTKPFGMRELIARVRALLRRDQRIQQLLQADAQPATEVLRYGDLVLDPHLHIVALRQQELDLTPTEFAILDLLLRNPGRAFSRNYLLDTIWGQSYVGGDRSVDNAMLRLRKKLADFGDAIETVWGLGYRLQAEAPQ is encoded by the coding sequence ATGGCTGAGCATGTGCCGACAATTTTGGTGGTTGAAGATGCTGTCGATTTGGCCGAAGTGCTGGTGCGCGAACTGAGTAACTTGGGTTATCAGGTGTGGCATGCTGCCGATGGCCGGACAGGCTTAAGTTTACACCAGCAACATCAACCAGATTTAGTGATTTTAGATTGGATGTTGCCGCAACTTGATGGTTTAGAGGTGCTGCGCACGATTCGCCAAACGAAATCGACCCCGGTGCTGATGCTAACAGCTCGCAGCGAAGAAACCGATTTGGTGGTGGGCTTGGAATTGGGTGCTGATGATTATTTGACTAAGCCATTTGGCATGCGCGAACTAATTGCCAGAGTACGGGCCTTGTTGCGCCGTGATCAGCGGATTCAGCAGTTGTTGCAGGCCGATGCCCAACCAGCAACCGAGGTGCTGCGCTACGGCGACTTGGTGCTTGACCCGCATTTGCACATTGTTGCCTTGCGCCAGCAGGAGCTTGATTTGACCCCAACTGAGTTTGCGATTCTCGATTTGTTGTTGCGTAACCCAGGTCGGGCTTTTAGTCGCAACTATCTGCTCGATACGATTTGGGGCCAAAGTTATGTTGGCGGTGATCGCTCGGTTGATAACGCTATGCTGCGCTTGCGTAAAAAATTGGCCGATTTTGGCGATGCAATCGAGACGGTTTGGGGCTTGGGCTATCGTTTACAAGCAGAAGCACCCCAATGA
- a CDS encoding PaaI family thioesterase yields MSDDLTAIGQQILASQPFSQLLKAQISEFRQGYAELRLNISPELTQQFGFVHGGVLSYAADNAITFAGGSVLGLEVVTAEYKINYVKPAQGQELIARASVLSSGSRQAVCQCLVYCRDEQNETLVAVAQGTIMTLSSKR; encoded by the coding sequence ATGAGTGATGATCTAACCGCCATTGGTCAGCAGATTTTAGCCAGCCAGCCCTTCAGCCAGTTGCTCAAAGCCCAAATTAGCGAATTTCGCCAAGGCTATGCCGAATTACGGTTAAACATCAGCCCTGAGCTAACCCAACAATTTGGCTTCGTCCATGGCGGCGTGCTCAGCTATGCCGCCGATAACGCCATTACCTTCGCTGGTGGCTCAGTTTTAGGCTTGGAAGTTGTCACTGCTGAATACAAAATCAATTATGTCAAACCAGCTCAAGGCCAAGAACTGATTGCCCGTGCCAGTGTTTTGAGCAGCGGCAGTCGTCAAGCAGTTTGCCAATGTTTGGTTTATTGCCGAGACGAGCAAAATGAAACCTTGGTTGCAGTTGCCCAAGGCACAATTATGACCCTCAGCAGCAAACGCTAA
- a CDS encoding N-acyl homoserine lactonase family protein, which translates to MMSQQMPQRLYLMQVGTMPEYQIPIVCYLVQTGDGKNILIDTGLPEVIPAEGADFENGQDVITQLATIGLTPDAIDLVISTHYDFDHAGRHGAFTKATYIVQRVHHLDAASNPRFAANRPQWDQSSERIQLVDGDTQLLPGLELIETSGHVPGHQSVLVRLPKTGAVLLPIDAVPFANGFTREQPEADNNPDAEAIHASTIKLLDLVEREQIGLVIFGHDNQQWQTLKLAPAFYE; encoded by the coding sequence ATGATGAGCCAACAAATGCCCCAGCGTTTATACTTGATGCAGGTTGGCACGATGCCAGAGTATCAAATTCCGATCGTCTGCTATCTGGTACAAACTGGTGATGGCAAGAATATTCTAATTGATACTGGGCTACCCGAGGTGATTCCAGCAGAAGGAGCGGATTTTGAAAATGGACAGGATGTGATCACCCAATTAGCAACGATCGGCTTAACGCCTGACGCTATTGATCTGGTCATTTCAACCCATTATGATTTTGATCACGCTGGCAGACATGGGGCATTCACCAAAGCAACCTATATTGTGCAGCGGGTGCACCATCTGGATGCGGCGAGTAACCCACGCTTTGCCGCCAACCGCCCGCAATGGGATCAATCAAGCGAGCGGATTCAGCTTGTCGATGGCGACACCCAACTGCTGCCTGGATTGGAACTGATTGAAACGAGTGGCCATGTGCCAGGCCATCAATCGGTGCTAGTACGGCTACCCAAAACTGGAGCGGTTTTATTGCCAATCGATGCGGTACCTTTTGCGAATGGCTTTACTCGTGAGCAACCCGAGGCTGATAACAACCCTGATGCCGAGGCGATCCACGCTAGCACGATTAAATTGCTTGATCTGGTTGAACGCGAGCAGATTGGGCTAGTCATTTTTGGCCATGACAATCAGCAGTGGCAAACGCTCAAACTAGCCCCAGCCTTTTACGAATAA
- a CDS encoding haloacid dehalogenase type II — MLNPVQFQVLTFDCYGTLIDWETGLWAALEPIFARYKINIEQEAALQLYGELESALEAGPYLAYKTVVATVLGQLGQRLGFTPNAEETAEFGLSVKQWPAFADSPAALQRLQQRYKLAIISNVDDDLFAASEQRLGVKFDWIITAQQVQSYKPSLNNFQQAFERLALPQSAILHVAQSLFHDIVPANQLGLNTVWVNRRHANPGFGATPAAEAQPDLVVPSLAALADALGC, encoded by the coding sequence ATGCTGAATCCAGTTCAATTTCAGGTCTTGACCTTTGATTGTTATGGCACATTGATCGATTGGGAAACTGGCTTGTGGGCAGCGCTTGAGCCAATTTTTGCTCGATACAAGATTAATATCGAGCAAGAAGCGGCTTTGCAATTGTATGGTGAGCTAGAAAGTGCGCTCGAAGCTGGCCCATATTTGGCCTATAAAACTGTGGTGGCAACCGTGTTGGGGCAACTTGGCCAGCGCTTGGGCTTTACCCCAAACGCCGAAGAAACTGCCGAATTTGGCTTGTCGGTCAAGCAATGGCCAGCGTTTGCCGATTCGCCAGCAGCCTTGCAACGCTTGCAACAACGCTATAAATTAGCGATCATCTCGAATGTTGATGATGATTTGTTTGCGGCTTCAGAGCAACGCTTGGGTGTGAAATTCGATTGGATTATTACGGCCCAACAAGTACAATCGTACAAGCCGTCGTTGAATAATTTTCAGCAAGCCTTTGAACGTTTAGCCTTGCCGCAAAGCGCAATTTTGCATGTGGCCCAAAGTTTGTTTCACGATATTGTGCCTGCCAACCAACTTGGCTTGAACACGGTTTGGGTCAATCGTCGCCATGCCAATCCTGGCTTTGGGGCAACGCCTGCCGCCGAAGCCCAGCCCGATTTGGTTGTGCCAAGTTTGGCTGCCTTGGCCGATGCTTTGGGTTGTTAA